The genomic stretch GGACTTTGGGTATCCTTGGGACTTTAGGAACCCGTTTCCAACGTACTGAACGGTCGTGAGATACCGCTGTCGCGTGGCGGGGTCTGAAACGTGGGAAATCCAATCAGCAACGTAGTTCGTCAAGCTCCTGACCCACCGACGTCGAAGACTTGGATTCTCGAAGCTCTGGAATATTTTCTCGTACTGCAGACTACCGTCCTGGTTGGTCATTGTACCAACGATATTAGCCAGCCCGCTGTTTTTCCACAGAGTTTGTCCAAGCTCCGAGTTACTGAAAGAGGTAGGTTatcagatttttgaaattaagaaaatttcaccattAACACTGAACAGAGACAGTCAAGCGAGCGGATGACCACCACTCCTGAAGATCGGTGTACATCTGCCTTGACGATTTCGATGCTTTAACATCCACCATGACTTCAGGTGACTTCACGTAACTTCACAAGACTCTGAGCGATTTCAACTGACTTGAAGCGACTTCATGATTTGACGGAAGTTACTCTGGATGACTTTACACGACTTTTTCTCACAGGGTGTACACCTGACTTCAGGAGTGGTTGTCCCCTCGGAGTCGAGCCACACCTAAAGTGTTCCCACATGATGTGAGCGTTCTCTAAGATCGGAGGCAGGAACCAGGAGTGTCCGGAATGGTCGTGCTTCTTGACACCGCTGCTGCCTCCGGCGGAACCATCGCCTCCAAAGTTCTGGAGCAGCATGGGTAGGAATCCCATGATACCCTCGGCGTTGGCGCCGGGATTGTCTCCCATGAACATGCTGGCTATGTTGACCATGGTCTCAAAGTCGAAGCCCCCGTTTCCCTCGCTTTCGGATTCTCGTCTGCTCCTCGATGCTCCTTTACCACTTTGCATGAAACTCTCGAGCACGCTGTTGACCAATGGATTACCTCCACCCTGGCCACCGGCACCGGCTAGAAGACTTCCGATACCGGACAAAATTTGACCGGCTCCGTTTCCGTTTCCACCTGCCAGCATCTCGTTCACCTTAAAATTTACAAGATTTGTGGTGAACAATCAACTGtcttgtatacatatacatatgaaGTTTCATTAAgtttatcgaatgaaaaataggCTATAGACGAGTAAGCACGCCGAAAGTGCCCCAACTCGAAATGATTTCTGCAAGTGACCTATTGCGTTCGTTATTGAaatccaatattttttactatcttATGAGCATGACTtcaagataattttttccacatacAGGAGTAGCACAGATCACCAAAGTGTGTAATCAGTTTGAGAGAACTTTTCTCATTGAACGttaatttccaaatttttgaaCATTAAACTCTGCAATACAATGCTTATTTTACGAGTTTAACTTGTGTTATTGTTTGACGCCATTAGCATTTTATCAAGTCCCGTGAGATTTTACAGGTTCAACTAAACTTCGAATGACGCGAATAGAAGTTCATGGATATCAAACGTGTTTACAGAATTCATTGGAATCTGAACAGTGTTGTAAACGGCATATATAACACAGCCGTAACTTTAGCGGCGAAAATTCCCGTTACCGAGATCGTGACTAAAAAGCGTCTAATTTGGCGACGATTTCGGTGTGAATCCTCACCTGCTTTCCGGCACCGGATTGCATGAAAGCACTTGCCATGCCTTGAAGTCCTCCGACAGTTTCCTTGTCGTTAAAAAGAGCCCGAGCAGCTTCGACCAATGCGGCCGCAGCATCGCCTTCGGTATCTTCTTCGCAGGATACGAGTCCTGCGCAGAGGAAGAATATCGCTATCCTGGTGATCCGCATGGTGtaaaactgaaacaaaaacCGAGGTCACAGACTCGTCTGGGTCGAAAGGCTCGGCGGAATCTCGAGTCGAGTTCGATACGCGAATTCCGATACCTAATTTGAAGTCAAAAAGAGCGGTTTGTGGTTTTTTAGAGGCCCGAAATCGACGTGTCGGAACCGCTCGCTGCTGGTGCTTCTCGTGTCTCAGGAAGTCGTTGagcgattcgaatttttaCCGTTGTTATACGCGATAGCGGGACTCCAAGTGACGACAGAGCCGCTTACGAACCACGACTAACGAGCTGCTAGGTTTGTTCTGACGGACGGCTAATTAATGCAGTATAATTTCGATGGAACTGCGCTGACGAAGTCAGGTTAGGCTAAGGTCAGGAATTAGCGCCGACTCAAGATCGGCGCGTTATTGTGCGGCGGTTAAGCGGATATCAAATTCCCGGACCTGAAAGTCGAGTTAAAGGAaaaggagagaagagagagagagaaagagaaagatagatgacgtttttttcccccgaGAATATACGTTTCATGCGTCAATATGAAGCAACGGTATCTTCTTAGTCATATCCGAATTTTTTAGTCATTATAAAGTTCAGCTCGGGTGgggtataaaaatacgaaTGACCAAGAAAATCGACGGGATGAAATAACGAAAGTCAAACTAGCGACGGTTAAAGACTCAGAAACACCATAGATACGAAAACTTgtagaaaagtaaaaattgagAACGCAAAAGTGTATagataaattcatttattaataccgaattattatttatttattttttttttttcttgtattggCAAAAAGGCAAAATGTCGATTTGCGAAAATACCGAACAGTCGAAAAGCGGACTTTTCTAATCTCAGACTCGTGCCTTTGTCGAAAATCTACGAATCCAAATTTATAAGTAACGACGCGAAAGGTCAAAATTCCGGAACCTCCCAAGTACAGAATGGCCAAAATTGGACTTTGATCTTAACCCGTTCGTTTAGCGCTATCGTGTTTAATATCCACCGACGtgtttgttttcctttttctgaCCTTTTGGtttgtagaaattttatcCTAccatcattattttattacaatatcaCCGTTAGCCCACAACGACCGATTTGGTATAACGCGTATCGTGCATGCCTATTTTCTACTCCCAACATCACAGTGCTTACATTGTCTTCTCTCTGGCACTTCGCGGGCCTGAAACGTTCGGTCGAAGATTGctggtcattcaaatcgagaCTGTACACTGACCCGCGCAACTCGATCCCGCGCGGCTTGTCCGCActcaagaaaaaaacaaaacaaaaaaaaaaaaaggcgggATGActgataaatgaatttttatgacgATTGTTAAAAAACCAACGGATCGAAATCaggattatttttgtttctttagtGAATATACGAAACAGGTTAcgaattttatgaattttacaatACAAACTGACATTTTTTGCTAGTTTCAAAATTGTCGATtaattcaagaaattttcaaaacgaatATCGAATCGCATTAGGAAGAagagttggaaattttttacattcttgGATGATTCTccgaaagaaaaacttttgtttacttgaaaacgatttcttcaaaattttgtttcgtacGAAATGGAGCAAAAgtcaattaataaaaaattctaaaatccAGCAAACTGTCCAGAATCATAATAAAAGGTGACACAGAATCGAGGCTTAAAtcctgaaagaaaaaattccgCTACGCGCCCGTCACTTTCATCTTAAACGTAAataattggcaaaaattttttggtaaaaattaacgaactttttttttactcggaGGGGATCcgcgaaaaaaaagttgtagtaaaaagaaattaagaTGAATGTGCATCGACGCGACAGGCAATCTGTTACACGATGCTTGTACAGGTGAGATGAGTCGTATTCACATAATTCTAAACGACATCCATACCCTGGGGatttattaagaaaaataattgaatcggCGCTGTaatcgagataaaaaaaattgttttcacatAATTTTATGTCTTGTGTGGCTTGGAGTGTGATTGGCACGGATCAATTTGTTTTGCGATATTGTTGcagttggaaaaaaagttaatGGGAAGTGATCGTGTGGGCCTTGGAGACGTGCATGCATTGTTAGACGCGAATGTAACGGTTCTCTACCAATGGCGAATTTAATGCGCACCAAATTCATCGGGTACGTGTCGATATGCGTGCTGACGATTATGtcggtgtataatatattccGATAAAGTTTCGAAGGACGaccttttaaaatttatcCGACTATCTGTAGGTGCCTATTCAACTCGAAATTGTACATAATCGAACAACTCCGCGGTACTTATTAAGCCTGCATACGCTAATCTTGATTGCCCTGTCGAACGCGTAATTTTCGAAACAAGTTCTCGATGCACGTTGTGTAATTCATACCTACGAAGTTCTAATCATCTTCTGAAATAACAGTGTTGAAATAAATGGGGCCACGTgtgagatggagagagagagagagagagaaagagagaaacggACGGGAGAATAATTGTATTGAAAGATCCATGGCGGTCAAAATAGTTTCGTTAGAAAATTATTGCCAAAAGCAAACTTTGCTAATGTTCGTAGATACGAGCCGTAAGAAAAGTGTGCGAAATATCTTTCTTGCGTACTTGCCAATCGAATATATACGACGCACGAACGTATTTTCGATACATCtaacggttgttcctcgtcCACTCCGAGTCTTGAAAAATAACGCTAATTGATTCGATGGTTGAACGTTCGCCAATTgttcagtttttcttttagTTAGATAATAATTCGTAATCCtaggataattttttataaaacaaaaacgagaCAAATTATTGACGAGAatgatatattatttatttgtgttcTATAGATTTATCTACCAAGTGGATTCTAACAAACTTCCATGACGTGAATAGTTGTCGGTGtgcgaaaatgaaaactttaggaactgaaaaatgtgaaaattgtatttctcTCATTTGTAAATTCGAGTATAACGAGGACGATTGGCTTGCGTTTGCGCAGAGGTTATCACAAATGCATTATGGGTAAGTGCACCCTTGTGTTAGCAGATAGCAAATACTAGTATTTCTGAAAAGTAACGTCGTTCAATAACCAGTTTCCTGTATGTATGAGTTCGTTAAAAATATAGTGCACAAAGAAAATTTCCTTATCGTttgtcggaatttttttaccacggCTCCAGGAGTAGGTTATGCGATATTCGAACAATTGTGTGTCATCAAAAAATACACCTTGCggggagaaaaataattaattacttgcATTCAAGTTGAAATCGTTCTATAGACAGTTTTTATTGTAGcggtaaaacaaaattttatcgtatcACATAACTTGTGTTTGGTTATGctaaatgaattattcaacaagcagtgttcaaataaaatttatttgctcGAAACAAACTTGTACAAACATTTGTCCGAGT from Neodiprion virginianus isolate iyNeoVirg1 chromosome 3, iyNeoVirg1.1, whole genome shotgun sequence encodes the following:
- the LOC124300677 gene encoding uncharacterized protein LOC124300677 isoform X4; this translates as MFYTMRITRIAIFFLCAGLVSCEEDTEGDAAAALVEAARALFNDKETVGGLQGMASAFMQSGAGKQVNEMLAGGNGNGAGQILSGIGSLLAGAGGQGGGNPLVNSVLESFMQSGKGASRSRRESESEGNGGFDFETMVNIASMFMGDNPGANAEGIMGFLPMLLQNFGGDGSAGGSSGVKKHDHSGHSWFLPPILENAHIMWEHFSNSELGQTLWKNSGLANIVGTMTNQDGSLQYEKIFQSFENPSLRRRWVRSLTNYVADWISHVSDPATRQRYLTTVQYVGNGFLKSQGYPKSAMFDPAKPAESLSRLTDATAKRFLNMKIDSQKYVRPALAYVQELTSLASQKGFIVSHINANELSNKLSNTMNNDFIEPLLKVYRAYKWGTKRPECAAHILCVINEKDKEPSPTLRQGLTRFASYPAAWFLSNRIGQNFWTLYAAVSESERCFAKHPVDCSDFHEEEVRVTTEAIHSEL
- the LOC124300677 gene encoding uncharacterized protein LOC124300677 isoform X2 — protein: MHSTVTVYVGRTILGMRLIGTFRDQCMIMILQSSMILSFYTMRITRIAIFFLCAGLVSCEEDTEGDAAAALVEAARALFNDKETVGGLQGMASAFMQSGAGKQVNEMLAGGNGNGAGQILSGIGSLLAGAGGQGGGNPLVNSVLESFMQSGKGASRSRRESESEGNGGFDFETMVNIASMFMGDNPGANAEGIMGFLPMLLQNFGGDGSAGGSSGVKKHDHSGHSWFLPPILENAHIMWEHFSNSELGQTLWKNSGLANIVGTMTNQDGSLQYEKIFQSFENPSLRRRWVRSLTNYVADWISHVSDPATRQRYLTTVQYVGNGFLKSQGYPKSAMFDPAKPAESLSRLTDATAKRFLNMKIDSQKYVRPALAYVQELTSLASQKGFIVSHINANELSNKLSNTMNNDFIEPLLKVYRAYKWGTKRPECAAHILCVINEKDKEPSPTLRQGLTRFASYPAAWFLSNRIGQNFWTLYAAVSESERCFAKHPVDCSDFHEEEVRVTTEAIHSEL
- the LOC124300677 gene encoding uncharacterized protein LOC124300677 isoform X5; this translates as MRITRIAIFFLCAGLVSCEEDTEGDAAAALVEAARALFNDKETVGGLQGMASAFMQSGAGKQVNEMLAGGNGNGAGQILSGIGSLLAGAGGQGGGNPLVNSVLESFMQSGKGASRSRRESESEGNGGFDFETMVNIASMFMGDNPGANAEGIMGFLPMLLQNFGGDGSAGGSSGVKKHDHSGHSWFLPPILENAHIMWEHFSNSELGQTLWKNSGLANIVGTMTNQDGSLQYEKIFQSFENPSLRRRWVRSLTNYVADWISHVSDPATRQRYLTTVQYVGNGFLKSQGYPKSAMFDPAKPAESLSRLTDATAKRFLNMKIDSQKYVRPALAYVQELTSLASQKGFIVSHINANELSNKLSNTMNNDFIEPLLKVYRAYKWGTKRPECAAHILCVINEKDKEPSPTLRQGLTRFASYPAAWFLSNRIGQNFWTLYAAVSESERCFAKHPVDCSDFHEEEVRVTTEAIHSEL
- the LOC124300677 gene encoding uncharacterized protein LOC124300677 isoform X1; this translates as MASNHSETLCLGPVQSPRVHLECDISANDAKVSFALCECGDTFYTMRITRIAIFFLCAGLVSCEEDTEGDAAAALVEAARALFNDKETVGGLQGMASAFMQSGAGKQVNEMLAGGNGNGAGQILSGIGSLLAGAGGQGGGNPLVNSVLESFMQSGKGASRSRRESESEGNGGFDFETMVNIASMFMGDNPGANAEGIMGFLPMLLQNFGGDGSAGGSSGVKKHDHSGHSWFLPPILENAHIMWEHFSNSELGQTLWKNSGLANIVGTMTNQDGSLQYEKIFQSFENPSLRRRWVRSLTNYVADWISHVSDPATRQRYLTTVQYVGNGFLKSQGYPKSAMFDPAKPAESLSRLTDATAKRFLNMKIDSQKYVRPALAYVQELTSLASQKGFIVSHINANELSNKLSNTMNNDFIEPLLKVYRAYKWGTKRPECAAHILCVINEKDKEPSPTLRQGLTRFASYPAAWFLSNRIGQNFWTLYAAVSESERCFAKHPVDCSDFHEEEVRVTTEAIHSEL